DNA from Cotesia glomerata isolate CgM1 linkage group LG10, MPM_Cglom_v2.3, whole genome shotgun sequence:
AAAAAGAAAAGGAGAAAAATGACATTATAAATCGCAATAAGTGTCgcttcaaatttaaaataaaaaaaattgtagttcgaaataacattttttaaatttaaactttcaaTGTTAATTCTTACAGCTTTAactgtaatatttatgttttacAATGTCACTCTTAcaaaatctattaaaattacaatctgaaactgtaattgttccagttttttatatgaagcgccacattaaattataatttaatttttccctttttctttttttcatgtAGCTGAATTCGCATAGTGTTTTCGGCAGGATTCACATAGAAACTGATATGTATTCCTCCACATCCGCCATAGgaatctacagggagagaaTCAGTTATAAATAGTTAGTGAATGTTGCTATATTTTaggataaaaaagttatttagcGAAAATCCTAATTTTATCATCACTAAATCAATTATAAGAATAGAAATGAACAATGAATTAATACGATGtgttaaaaatgttaactaaaattttcaatttccttgttattatgattattctCTTTTCAGTTGTTATTATTTCACTGGATGTAGGTTAAAAAGAtacacttatttaaaaaagaaaaactcaTGTTAAGTTTTGACGTAACATACCGTACACACTTCTGCATTCAAAGGTATTAAATAAGTTAACTTAGTTTTTATTCGTctgtttaatttataaaaattactcaattaTTAAGGGCCTccagtaatttaattttatttttgtatgttgttgacataaatttttcaatataagtGATAAAGATTCTCATAAATAACGCTTCAGAGGGTAcctctaatttattttttttacgtgtATTTAACCATATAAGAATAAATATAATCATGGTCAGTTACAGGAAACAGGAAGTGAGCGTCCGTAAGAGGTCTtccttaaatataaaaatcattcaaaagAAAGTTAATTACCATAACGATTGTCCCCCggacatttataataatgacaCATGTTGTTTGATTTATCTACAATAgtcgaaataaataaaatgaaatttttattatgaataacatctatattaatttttttaattagcgTTATAAATTGgtgaattattgttatttattttttttaattaattgtatctctattatttcttacaaaagtAGACTGTCCCATCACAGCAACCTCGAAGCCCATAAAGAGCATTCCCAGGTGTCTTCGTGGTCATTTGATTCCACCCGTAGGCGGTCATTGTAAGGAGTGTTCTATTATCTTCTTCTTCGTTTTATACTTTGTTTCTGCGTCGTATAAAATGTCTCTCTAttgtgaatatatatatatatatatatatatatatatatatatatatatatatatatatatatatatgcagcaACATAgagcatatatatatgtatatatatatatatatatatatatatatatgtatatatgtatatatgtcaGAGAGGCAGGGACTTTTATTGGAGATTCAGCATCTTGTGatttactcatttttattaatacaattaattaatgttcGCGATTACAACAAGATCAATTATTaagaatgaataaataaactcgTACAAGGTTAACTTAATTTAGAATACaaacaatattaatagtaTCTTGCAACAGACTGAGACTTAGGAAATAACGAATTCGCGATCACCAGGACGTCCGTTCGATCTCAATCTCAAAGCAAGACTGTCTTTTCCAAAACTATTCTCAAATAGTCTGCCTGCTGCATATTTCTCTTTTCCTTattaatccacagattcggtagaatctggcgtcaagttccgttcaaatccgttgtaaacggagcgccagactaccgactatgtttactgtaagcagaacggtattttgaggttgcaaaattttatttaattctacggtacttcttgttcctaaattttatattataacagtaattcatgctttattttactgatattaattaattatattcaattataataattaatctacttgaaattattaaattttatcagcacaaactatagcaagctcaaaaatttcgatcctgactttttttctatgtaaaaagtgacatgccacagactaaataattcgagaatgcatggtaatcttccaatagatgggaaaatacagttaaaaaaatacatttcaaagCTTGCATCGACAttcgccagggtgcgctggaattgtttttacataaactgtagcttcaagaggatagtttgctataaaaaatgcagccaacgcgagatttaaattggtaccaattgtaaatttttattataattacaaaaaatactaaaatccgaacaaaaacagtttcactgtaaaaaaaatcgcgccaagtccacgttcataagactattaagaaaaaaaaatttcttatttctttacaaaaagatataaaataaaaaaattaaaaaatccaagtaaccgatatgattgtatttgattttcggaaattaaaaaaaattttattgtaaatttaaaaattaaaaaaaaaattttggaacgtacttggtgtgcgtcattgtgtatttcaatttttttaaagtcctagtaaatagattttacgaatttcattaaaagtaaaatattttgcaaccacgcacactaaatacgttccaaaatttttttttaattttcaaatttacaataaaatttttttttaatttccgaaaatcaaatacaatcatatcggttacttggattttttaatttttttattttatatctttttgtaaagacataagaaatttttttttcttaatagtcttatgaacgtggacttggcgcgattttttttacagtgaaactgtttttgttcggattttatgATACCCCTATCGTCCTGGGATCCCGACTACGTTGACAACCATGTGCCTACCTAGGCCTAAGCCTAccgcaataaaacaatttcgGTAAACcttatttcacaaaatattaaagtaacagtacatttcttaaaattactaaaaatagaaatatcgTAAAGAATATTCTCATCACTTCGTCAGAAAATACTCCACTGTACTTTATTCTCcggcatatatatatatatatatatatatctgcAATGCTCGGTCAGGGGTGTCACGAGATTATTACTTTTACTCGCGAGCATGTCAGGTCACTGGACACTATATGTTTTCTATTGTATATTGCATCATATATGAATGAAAAAACTCTCAGCTAAAAGGATAGGGGTACAAATTACTAACGGTCATTGCCATTAAAACTATACTTTAATATTCTCCTCGTTGTCTTTTTTTCTCCGTGATCTttttatctttgttatttataGAATTGCTTTAAACATTTATCAATAATCATTGTCAACTACAAAAGCGAGTGTATTCTTGAGATTCTGTTCTTCTAAACATGTATCACTATTTGCTAGGAAAGCGTAGAAAAACTgaccatattttttaatttatcattagaATATGATAGTTTAACATGTTTTAAGAGTCCTAAAAAACAGCTTGATTAAAGAATTTCTTGGTCtcgagtttaaataaaaactactaaaatcgtcaaaaactGAACTTTTTATTCCTTTTTCATCTATCTTCTTGCcaaatcaatatttactaggtacattgaaagttatgtatattctgaaaatttcaagttgaTGTTTTGATTTCTAGAAGTTgcttgaagattttttttaactttacaaATAGTTTACTTTAAATGTTTTTGAGGGAccttaattgaaaaaagttgttttatACTGATATGGTCTAGAAACAGATTCTAAAATAGCATCTGAAATATCTCTAAGTAGTATCGCAGCGAGTCCCATAAGTATGGTCTATTCACTATGCTGTATGGTAGTGAAATCTTGGCGTCTTTTACATATGCGTAAAGTAGGGTTGACGAGACAGTATGATCTTGAGCCCCGTACTTGACATGTGATCAGGAAAATTGTGATGATTAAAATTCATTGAACATTAATAATCCaggattgtaattttatatcaattgttaatttttttaataatttattaaaatttaattttttcgatttctgattttttcaaaaatgtaaaaagtaaactattaacatttttaattattttttgatcatTAAACATCTTAAATTATCGATTAGATGAAAATTTGattagtgaaaaaattattttgatacattttccgataaattatgaatttaaattattttcaattaataatttagaatttaactaaaaatttttttaattatccagaaaaaactcgaaaattttaagtgtATGTTTCATGTAATTTCCTTTGTGGCATATATATTGTTTGtctaaagttttttaaacgttagaaataaaataataaaaaagtgtaAACATTAATAATCAATGATCTCCTTagagttaattattattaacaataagcAACATGTAGTTACTCattattctaatttatttttttattttagaccAATGATATGTTGAGTTAAGTAACATAATTTAAACACaaccttttttttatgaaataaattttgttgctaCTCTaatataactataaataataatatagggTTATCTGTCAGAAGTATTGTGGATATTGCCAACTAGTATCGCCCAGACACCCATACTGACATTGACTCGTATGCTTATAATCAAAATCACACGTATAACTAAGCCGATGTTACTATTCCCGTAATGgtcaaattataatttgacCGGTCAACACGATTTTTGGGTCTAACTTCtacatgttaaattttggTTTCTCCTACCAcaaaaataaggaaaaaaattttttttccgattaAAGTTTGCTTTTGTAGAAACTAggacaatttttcaatttttcggcgaaaatgattgatttttatgttttttctaCACTTCcactgtaaattataattagaaaacatttttttagatagaagaatcttttttattcaagatttGTGATAAACAATGATATATAGATGTAAAATAACAAGAAATTAATGTCTAAAAGTGAATATTTTTCGTATTTCTTTTATGCTCGTATGAGCTCTCTCGTACTAAGCCCCAAATGTAATCTCCCATCATATTCTCGTTGTACTGCCCTTGATATCGCCGTTCAAAGTCCATCACATCTTGGTGAAAACGTTCTCCTTGTTCCTCGGAGTAGGCCCCCATGTTGTCTTTAAATTCGTCCAGATGAGAATGTAGCATATGAAGTTTATGAGACATTCTGCAGCCCATAACTTTAAAGCTTTCAAGCATTTTTCCAATCAATTCTGTATAGTTAATAGCTCTATGATTCCCAAGAAATCCATCAACTACTGCTTTAAAACTTTCCCAGGCTGGTTTTTCACGAGCATTGAGAAGCTTCGTAAAGTCATCACTCttcattatttgttttatttgcgGTCCAACGAAAATACCTCCTTTAACTTTAGCTTCAGATAATTTGGGAAAAAATCCCCTTAAATATTCGAAAGCTTTAGAGCTTGGATCCAGAGCTTTTACGAATTGCTTCATTAGCCCTAATTTTATATGTAACGGTGGCATTAATATACTTTGAGGCTTTACGATTGGTTCCGACTTTACGTTATGTTTCCCAATCTGAAATTCGACGCGATCAGGCCATTTACGCTGTTGATAATGAACTGAGTCAGCTCTGCTGTCCCATAAACAAAGGTGACATGGGTATTTAGTATATCCACCTTGCATTCCCATCAAGAAACCAACCATTTTAAAATCACCGATCACTGGCCATTGGTATTctgtgtattttaatttttctagtatGATTTTCACACTATCATAGCTTTCTTTTAACAATACAGAGTGTGCTAGAGGAAGACTAGGCAATTCGTTTCCATTGTGGAGCAGAACTGCTTTTAAGCTTTTTGAAGAGCTATCGATAAAAAGCCGCCAGTCAGATGCTACAAATGGTATTCCGATTTCATTAAACAAATCAGTCACGTTGTTGCAGTAACAAATACCGGcttcttttgtaaaaaaacatgaaaaagtTTTATGGCGCTCTCTTTGATCAGTTATTTTTACACCATCTTCAAGCAAGTTCCATTGCTTTAGTCGTGAACCTAGAATCTCTGCTTTATTCTTGGATAAGTTCAGGTCTCGTACTAAATCATTAAATTCACTTGAGCTAATAAAATGTGGCCCAAAACTTTGCGATTTTGTCATGAAATCACTACCATCAGTGTTGGTTAGTGGTGCACTGGATCCTGTTGAACTTTGTGACGCTTGAACTTCAAAGCTATCTAATCCTGAACGTGCCGGCACAGGCAAATTTTCGTCGTGAGGTATCGGAGATGATGTTGAAGGAAGATCaggataaaaaatcttttctgCATTTTTACCAGATCGACGCTTACTTGGATTCACCATACAAAAATAACAGTCATGGACGTGATCACTAGGTTCCCTTCAAATCCTTGGCATCGCAAACTTCAGGTGTCGATTTTCTCCTCGATACCAAGCtagaaataacaaaattacaacgggtgtaattaaaatttgctcgacaattttaaaaatcttaaattttgattttttaccttctaaagtatttttacaactaacgCAGGCGAAGTGAGGCACccaattttcattttgattACTGATTTTCAGGTTAAAATAGGCTTCATAGGCTTCgcaaagttttaaatttgttaataaagcgaattttttacttctaactttaataaattcaccgcaaataaaacaaaatgaatCAACATCATTTTTACACTGTTTTGATGCCATTTTCCAACTGAGTCATACACAAATATAGTTGTTACAGctgtaataaataagttaACATTCACTACTGTGCCtcttacaaataataatacagtTTACTTTCGGGTTAATCAAAGTGCTGCCATCTTTTGTTCATGAAATGAATTAAATCATACTTATCGTCATAAATCAGATCAAAGCAAACTTTATGAactaaatatgaatatttaagtgtttttcagTATCTAGAATCAGAATTTAAGCAAGAGAACAGaaacccaaaaaaaatattttttttgttgacctGTGTTACCTATGCATTACAACGAtaacgaataaaaattttggatacCGTACAGTATAGCATTCAAAACCATACGGAAAGAgaatatacgaaaaattacgATATGAGTATCTATGTAGTGCATGTACTATatagtatatttattatgaaatatcGTAAAAATTCATACGTACATAGTaagttctaaaatttaaatattatataagtTTGGATATTTAAAGACGGGTCCTAGATTACGTTACTCATATCGTAATTTTTcgtataattttctttcccTGCATACTCACATAGCGATAATCGCAAAATATTTCTTACCATGCAGAAGATAAAGATTGTCCTAATTGAttcattggaaaaaaattaacatgaccaagacgaaaaattcttgaatcaagtaattcgtcagttcaataatttttaacttcctgctaagaaaattgaaaattttcaaaaatcgggaagttattggttttaccccgtttttcaaaaatcgagttttcatcagatctcgacgttttgaggtcctaggaagcttccctgactatccccgcgagggtgtcactatgtgtgtgtgtgtgtgtgtgtgtgtgtgtgtgtgtgtgtgtgtgtgtgtgtgtgtgtgtgtgtgtgtgtgtgtgtgtgtgtgtgtgtgtgtttttcagaggggggaatcctttttgcggATTCCAGGAATAGCTGTTTCCCCTGGATATGTgaagactcgacgcagcgtcatactaaaactcaacgctaacgcccctactcactaaaccctaaaccccttttcttctttcctctaatccctcatgggaaccaccgtcaggcattacttcgtgaggggaggaactagctactgctcttcttTCTAGTGGCtgaggtgttaactaccttccttctatcttctgatatttgctcttcttctttcggtggaacgcaagtctttgaggacttctgttgcaaacgtgttggtagcgttccaggcagcttctgatgacaacattgcttccactagtgaatctggttgcattctctggttcaggatcctctccaactctttacgctatggatcgaaacgaggacatacaaagaagacgtgctccgcatcttcagcaactcctgggcaggacgggcactccgaagagtcatctgcgtaagatagtaattgacctcgccgtgattccggttaagccaaattgcgatccgaggtatgaggcggtgcgtccacctacccttctctgcagcatcccattgtaattgccatcggcctatgctgctctgccgttcttcaattctaagttcttcagggctcagtgcagttgacctttttcgttggtaaagggctcgtctttcctctgctagaactctaaaaggcagggttccggcaatgacgcacactgcttcttctgatatagtgcggaaggcactagctactcgtagggcactcagtagatatactggtccagcttttctccatgatttctgggtttccagtgcatcagctcaaatggatattccgtaagtgagcactaatgtgactactgatgacaatagtagcctcctgctctgcattgggcctccgatgttaggcatcagccgtgcgagactagccctcactactgacgcatTGGCACTGACGTAttccacctgctgcttgaagttgagtcgggcatccagcatcactcccagataacggataaatggttgtgatgttatttcttgttctccgactctcaacttgatggtttctaccgtttttctacgagtgatgagcactgcctcggttttatgcttggctagctgcaagttcatcatgtccatccacaaattgactcgtctgaatgtaatatcaaatgccatttctatctcttcgaggtgctttgcgacgaTCACGACAGCTATGTCATCCGCATgtgctacaagtttgactcccgtgggcaatgctattctcaggaggccatcatacatgatgttccatagcagaggacctaaaactgatctctgtggcactcctccggagatttcgtacacttccgtaccgttcttcgtgtcatatttcagaactctattcgtgaagtagctcgctaccattctgcgaaggtatcctggtacgtttttttcttctagagcccgcataacgcagtcctagttagcggagttgaaggcattcttgatgtccaaagcagccaccaagcagtatttcttctttccacccttccatctcgttccggcgattgcatccttggctgtatcaacaaccaatttgattgcatccagagttgaccgtccttttcggaaaccaaactggttctctgtCAGAAGTGGATCGACTAcagcctctattctctgatgaattatgcgctcgaatatcttgtcggccgtgtctaacatgcagagtggtcgataggatgacggttcttccggcggcttttttcccttcggaagtagcactagccgttgctgtttccacttctggggaaaagtcccttccttcaggcatgtatcgtaaacgtgcaggaataatgccggtgctgccctaaggattgatttcagggcaatattagggattccgtccaatcccggcgccttattattccctactcgattgcctgcctctatcaactcgtccaacgtgatagttgggatgtcttcagggttgagctgctccaacttgtaggtgaataccggctgttggggaaacagcgcagtaacagtcttctctaggagctgtggacacgtaggtgatagcattggctggcatttcaggtgggtcataaccaccttatacggtctgccccatggatctttctctacttctgcgaccagtttcttccagcagcgtcttttgctttctttaaTGGCTCTGTTtagttctcgacgggcctttttatactctgccaacagctctgcggagttaggtcgtctgtagccacgctgagactttcttctttttttaagacactctgaacgtagaatgctaatgtcattgttccaccagtgcaccgaaggtcttgaattcatgccacgtttccgagacatactggcgtcgcaagcctgggtgactcttctcattaggtccttggtcttctcttcagcagtttctacgatgatcAGATCGCACTCTAGggctactactaaagcagtgAGGTCGAGAAATTTAACTGTCCACCCAACCGCGCTGGCGTTCCTGTTGACTCTTATTAGATTCTGGCCAATTGATACTTCCTatagtatcgcactatggtcactggctgtgtagatgttcaatactttccaagaaaaacctcttcgagctaagcaactgctgtcaaatgtaaggtcgacaattgagtttgcctctcccttagtatacgttggcgtgtcaccggtgttaagaaggatcacgtctagtgtggccattgcctcgagaagtgcttttccacgtgtattagtgaacttgctgccccagtctgctGCCCAGGAATTaaagtcaccagctattgccacgggaaagtgttttattgcgtcctcagttagccgatcaaggaagtcttcaaactgttcattagagagactaggtggtgcatagcaactgtagaagcggatgccatctacccatgctgctacga
Protein-coding regions in this window:
- the LOC123272588 gene encoding uncharacterized protein LOC123272588 gives rise to the protein MVNPSKRRSGKNAEKIFYPDLPSTSSPIPHDENLPVPARSGLDSFEVQASQSSTGSSAPLTNTDGSDFMTKSQSFGPHFISSSEFNDLVRDLNLSKNKAEILGSRLKQWNLLEDGVKITDQRERHKTFSCFFTKEAGICYCNNVTDLFNEIGIPFVASDWRLFIDSSSKSLKAVLLHNGNELPSLPLAHSVLLKESYDSVKIILEKLKYTEYQWPVIGDFKMVGFLMGMQGGYTKYPCHLCLWDSRADSVHYQQRKWPDRVEFQIGKHNVKSEPIVKPQSILMPPLHIKLGLMKQFVKALDPSSKAFEYLRGFFPKLSEAKVKGGIFVGPQIKQIMKSDDFTKLLNAREKPAWESFKAVVDGFLGNHRAINYTELIGKMLESFKVMGCRMSHKLHMLHSHLDEFKDNMGAYSEEQGERFHQDVMDFERRYQGQYNENMMGDYIWGLVRESSYEHKRNTKNIHF